The genomic stretch GACATCCGTTTCAGTCACCTGACCGGCAGCAACCCTGGAAATCAACAGGAAACAGAGGAGAAGAACAGACCTCGGGAACCGCGAAACGTGCCTCACAATCGTACCTGACGTCACCATGGAAGGGTACTGTTTACAGCGATATACAATATAGGTGAAGACGGTTAAAACGGTACTTTTTTTTGTAATACGCACTAAATTGATTCGTAGCCTGAACTACGTAACCGGACATAGTAACTGGACATTGCCGTTGCACCGTCCGTGCCCGACCCTTTATCGGTTGAGACGGCGGTCTCTCGGAGGGATGCCTACGATGGGACGCTTTGACTACTGCCTCAATACGAGCACGATCCGTTCGCCCGGCGTTTCCGTGCTGGAATACGTGGATATCGCAGCCGACGCCGGATATGACGGGATCGAACCCTGGGCGGAGGAAATCGATGCCTGGGTCGAAGGGGGCGGTACGCTGACGCAACTGCGGGACCACGCTGCCGGCCGGGACATCCGGATCGTGAACCTGATCGCCTTTTTCGAATGGGCAGTGCCCGAGACCGACCGCCACGCCCATGGTTTAGAAGAGGCGCGGCGGTGCTTCGAAATGGCACAGGTGCTGGATTGCCCTTTCGTAGCCACGGCCCCGAAGGGGATCCACGACCGCGAAGTCGACCTTTTTGCCGTCGCCCGGAGATTCGCCGAACTGACGGACGCCGTATCGGATTTCTCCCCGAAACCCCTGCTGGAGTTCTGGGGCGTGTCCCGGACGCTGGGAACGGTGGGAGAAGCCCTGCTCGTGGCCGCCGAAAGCGGGGTGCGTGACGCCAGGCTGCTGACGGACATCTTTCACATGTACAAGGGAAGCGGGCACCAGCGCGGGATGGACTACCTCGATCCCGGCCGCCTGGGCCTGGTCCACGTGAACGACTATCCTGCAGACCCGCCCCGTACGGACATCGAAGACGAGCACCGGGTCTATCCCGGAGACGGCGAAGCGCCGTGGGACGAGATCGTCGCCAGCCTGGAACGGCAGGAATACCGGGGCATGCTGTCGCTCGAGCTGTTCAATCCCGCCTACTGGGCCGAAGGGCCGGTGGCCACGGCACAAAACGGACTGGCAAAGCTTCGGGCATGCGTAGAAAACGCGTGATTCGCAACTGACCGGTTCATGCCGCACGGACATCACGTTCATCCCTCGCGTCTATCCCCCTGCTATCATGTCCACAGCCACATTGCCACAATCCGACCGGGAAATGTCCCCAGCGCCTCCCGCTGTACGGCCCGTTTCCGCCGGCCTCACCCTCCGGGCCGTGGTGATCGGATGCGTCTTCACCATCCTGTTGACCATCTGGTCGCTCGCCTCCGAATTCGTAACGCGCGGCTCATTCATTACGGTCACCCACCTGCCGGTGGCGGCGCTGCTGCCCTTCCTTCTGATGGTCCTCATGGTGAATCCCTGTCTGAAAATCACCGGCTTCAGCCGTCCATTCAACAGCCAGGAACTTGTCGTGATCTTCTTCCTGGTCTTCACGGCTTCCGTCATACCGGGCTGGGCCTTCAGCAATTACGCGATATCGATCATCAGCGGTCCGTTCTATCACGCCACGCCCGAGAACCGGTGGGCGGAACTGTTCCTCGACTATCTTCCGTCCTGGCTGGTGGTCCCGAACCACCTGGGTGGGTTGAACCAGTTCTACGAGGGCGTGTATTCCACGCGGAACATACGCTGGCAGATCTGGTTCGTACCCATGTTCTGGTGGGTGACGTTCTACATCGCCCTGTTCATGGTCGGCGCTTCGATCATGGTCATGCTCCGGAAGCAGTGGGTTGAACACGAACGGCTGGCCTTTCCGTTGGCCCAGGTGCCACTGGCGCTGATAGACGGCGCCGAGGATCGGGCCCTTCTGCCCAGGATTGCCCGTGTACCCATGTTCTGGTGGGGGTTCGGCATCACGCTGGTCATCATGATCTGGAACATGTTCAGCTTCTTCGACCTCATGCCCGCAATCCCCCTCGGCGCGGGACACGCCTTTCCCCTGACCCTGTACGAGGCCTTCCATCCCATCCAGGTGCGCGTAAACTTCCTGCTGATCGGAGTGGCCTACTTCACGCGGGTGGAAGTTTTGCTCAGCGTCTGGCTGTTCTACCTCATCCGCATTGTGCAGCAGGGCGTGATGACCCGCGTCGGCGTGCCGGGTCCGCAGGAAATGATGCATTTCCAGCACCTGTCCGGCTTTCTGGTCTTCGTGGTGTTCGGGCTGTGGATGGCGCGAAGGCATATCCGCGACGTGATCCGGAAAGCCCTGGGAAGGGCGCCTGAAATCGATGATTCACGAGAGTTCTTTTCGTACCGTACGGCCGTGCTATCTTTCTCCGGCGGTTCGATTTACATGGTTTTCCTTCTGTGGAGCGCGGGCATGACGCTCTGGGTCGTAGCGCTCATGATGTTCGTCCTGCTCGTCCTGTATATTGGCGTAACCCGCGTAGTGGCCGAGACCGGCCTGGCATCCCTGGACCTGCCGTACAACAGCGCCAACGAAATCACGCTTCGGTTCGTCGGATCGGAGCACATCAACGCCCGGACCATCGCGGGGATGTGGCTGTGCCAGACCTTCACCCGAAACTGGCGGACCCTCGGCATGTGTTCCATGGCGCACGCCGCCAAGGTGGGCGACGTAATCGGCGGCGTGGGCAAGGGGGTGTTCGGCGCCATTGCGCTTTCGCTGGCCATTGGATTCATGACAGCCCTGTTGTACACGCTCTACCTGGGGTATGACATGGGCGCGTCCCAGCTCAAGGCAGGCGGATTCGAGTCCGGGGCGAAGGGTTACTGGACGCAATTGGAGACTTTTCTTACGAATCCGCAGGCCATGACGCAATCCCAGTTGACCATGGTAATGAGCGGCGTCCTGATCTCGGCATTCCTGATCTGGGCCCATCACCGGCTTCACTTCTGGCCCCTTCATCCCGTGGGGTTCGGGATCGTCACCACCTACGCGGCGGATATGGCTTTCCTTTCCATCCTGATCGTATGGATCGTCAAATCCGCTGTCCTCCGGCTCGGCGGCGTATCACTCTATCGCAAGGGCCAGCCTCTGTTTATCGGCATTATCGCCGGATACGCCCTGGGGGTTTTTCTGACCTTCCTGGTGGACGCGGCCTGGTTCCCGGGCGCGGGACACGTCGTGGACGGTTGGTAGCGGA from Gemmatimonadota bacterium encodes the following:
- a CDS encoding sugar phosphate isomerase/epimerase, with the protein product MPTMGRFDYCLNTSTIRSPGVSVLEYVDIAADAGYDGIEPWAEEIDAWVEGGGTLTQLRDHAAGRDIRIVNLIAFFEWAVPETDRHAHGLEEARRCFEMAQVLDCPFVATAPKGIHDREVDLFAVARRFAELTDAVSDFSPKPLLEFWGVSRTLGTVGEALLVAAESGVRDARLLTDIFHMYKGSGHQRGMDYLDPGRLGLVHVNDYPADPPRTDIEDEHRVYPGDGEAPWDEIVASLERQEYRGMLSLELFNPAYWAEGPVATAQNGLAKLRACVENA